In Corynebacterium ulcerans, one genomic interval encodes:
- a CDS encoding DUF3592 domain-containing protein, whose protein sequence is MSRLPHYPPSSIRRRLHQAVLALFAAATIGCFSMVIGPALNDREIAKSPGSTLAKVIDVGTFRSTVEYQDEDGVYHSPRGGLLYPTGLGKGQRVWVTYAKSNPDLVKVQGRGWTLALIPALSTWVVSLAIAVALWWAVTLWYRKHAHSDHR, encoded by the coding sequence GTGAGTCGGCTGCCGCACTATCCGCCATCGAGTATCAGGAGACGCTTACACCAAGCCGTACTGGCGCTTTTTGCCGCGGCAACGATTGGCTGCTTCAGCATGGTGATAGGCCCTGCCCTTAACGACCGCGAGATAGCAAAATCACCAGGGAGCACTCTGGCTAAAGTTATTGACGTGGGCACATTCCGCTCCACAGTGGAATATCAAGATGAAGACGGCGTCTACCATTCTCCGCGCGGTGGCTTGCTCTATCCCACGGGCCTGGGCAAAGGGCAACGCGTGTGGGTAACCTATGCCAAAAGCAACCCAGACCTGGTAAAAGTGCAGGGCAGGGGATGGACACTTGCACTCATACCGGCGCTGAGTACCTGGGTAGTGTCTCTCGCCATCGCGGTGGCTCTGTGGTGGGCTGTGACCCTGTGGTACAGAAAACATGCGCATAGCGATCATCGCTGA